The following proteins come from a genomic window of Hymenobacter canadensis:
- the thiL gene encoding thiamine-phosphate kinase, producing MSDVTPLDKVGEFGLIRRIQETVHLQQPSTILGIGDDAAILAPPAGQELVISTDLLVEGVHFDLTFCPLKHLGYKAVAVNVSDVAAMNALPTQIVVALSVPSRFSVEAVEELYEGIRLACEAYNVDVVGGDTTGSRSGLTIGITALGLAEAGKAVRRSGAGPNDLLCVTGDLGGAYLGLQVLEREKQAWQADPETQPELDKYPYVLQRQLRPEARMDVVHELRDLGVVPTSMIDISDGLASEVLHLCAASGTGARVFTENLPIANPTLEVAEEFNLDPIMCMLNGGEDYELLFTVPLSDHDKIKNHPDITIIGHMVDKSEGANLITKAGQPIPLRAQGFNHFE from the coding sequence GACGATGCGGCTATTCTGGCGCCCCCGGCCGGGCAGGAACTGGTCATCAGCACCGACCTGCTGGTGGAAGGCGTGCACTTCGACCTCACATTCTGCCCGCTCAAACACCTGGGCTACAAAGCCGTGGCCGTGAACGTATCGGATGTGGCGGCCATGAACGCCCTGCCCACCCAGATTGTGGTGGCCCTGAGCGTGCCGTCGCGCTTCTCGGTAGAAGCCGTGGAGGAGCTGTACGAAGGTATCCGGCTGGCCTGCGAGGCCTACAACGTGGACGTAGTGGGCGGCGACACCACTGGCAGCCGCAGCGGCCTGACCATCGGCATCACGGCCCTGGGCCTGGCCGAAGCCGGCAAAGCCGTGCGCCGTAGCGGCGCCGGCCCCAACGACCTGCTCTGCGTAACTGGCGACCTGGGCGGGGCCTACCTGGGCCTGCAGGTGCTGGAGCGTGAAAAGCAAGCTTGGCAGGCCGACCCCGAAACCCAGCCTGAGCTGGATAAATACCCCTACGTGCTGCAGCGCCAGCTGCGCCCCGAGGCCCGCATGGACGTGGTGCACGAGCTGCGCGACCTGGGCGTGGTGCCCACCAGCATGATTGACATTTCCGACGGGCTGGCCTCCGAGGTGCTGCACCTGTGTGCCGCCAGCGGCACGGGGGCCCGCGTGTTCACCGAGAACCTACCCATCGCCAACCCCACGCTGGAAGTGGCCGAGGAGTTTAACCTCGACCCCATCATGTGCATGCTCAACGGCGGCGAGGACTACGAGCTGCTCTTCACCGTGCCCTTGTCAGACCACGACAAAATCAAGAACCACCCCGACATCACCATCATCGGCCACATGGTGGACAAGAGCGAAGGCGCGAACCTCATCACCAAAGCCGGTCAGCCAATCCCGCTCCGCGCCCAGGGGTTCAACCACTTTGAGTAG